The window GCCCGGCGCGCACTTCTCGAAGCTCCGCGACGACCTGCAGCTCGGGACGGGGGAAGCCCAGTACCACCTCCGCCGCCTGGTCGAGCGCGACGCCGTCGACTCCTGGAAGGACGGCGACTACCGCCGATACGCCCCTGCCGGCCGGTTCTCCGACTTCGAGCGGCGCGCGCTGGGCTTCCTCCGACGCGATACCGCCCGCGGCCTCGTCGTGGGCCTCCTCCGGGAGCCGGACGCGACCGGCGCGGAACTCGCCGACCGCCTCGGCGTCTCGGCCCCCACCGTCAGCAAGTACGCCGCCGAACTCGCGGAGGCGGGCCTGCTGGACCGCTCGGACGGCTACGACCTCACGCGCCCGGAGACGACGCTGTTGCTCCTGGTGCGGTACGCCGACTCCTTCGGCCCCGACGCCGTTGCGCTTGCCGCTGACGCCGACGAACTCGTCGAATATTCGGGCTAACAGCGAGAGAACCCACGAGAGTGGCGGATTATAGATGAATGGCGCCAGCTGTCCTCAGACCGTGACTTTCCACGTCGTGCCCGAGGAGTAGCCCCACTTCTCGACCT of the Haloglomus salinum genome contains:
- a CDS encoding winged helix-turn-helix transcriptional regulator, which codes for MSQESVDEEKRATLRRFAAVGAGGPLARLAGSDADADDHETTSEVPAAIRGYLATTPGAHFSKLRDDLQLGTGEAQYHLRRLVERDAVDSWKDGDYRRYAPAGRFSDFERRALGFLRRDTARGLVVGLLREPDATGAELADRLGVSAPTVSKYAAELAEAGLLDRSDGYDLTRPETTLLLLVRYADSFGPDAVALAADADELVEYSG